CAAAACCTGAAGCGACACCACAGCGACGCAGAAAATAGCAGGCAATCGGGGTTTATCCGGGTTAGCGGACCTTCGGGCGCAGGGATGCGCCCGGCAGAGCCCAGGGACGTTACTGGCGTGTCCGCGTTCCGGATAAACCCCGATTAGCCGGGCACCTGAACCCGAAGCGACCAGCAGCCCCAAAGCTACTCCGCGACAAACCAGGTACAAAACCTGAAGCGACACCACAGCGACGCAGAAAATAGCAGGCAATCGGGGTTTATCCGGGTTAGCGGACCTTCGGGCGCAGGGATGCGCCCGGCAGAGCCCAGGGACGTTACTGGCGTGTCCGCGTTCCGGATAAACCCCGATTAGCCGGGCACCTGAACCCGAAGCGACCAGCAGCCCCGAATCCACGCCCCGATTAGCCAGGCACCTGAACCCGAAGCGACCCGGCCCCGAAGCCACGCCCCCGATTAGCCAGGCACCTTAACCCGAAGCGACCAGCGTCCCCGAAGCCACGCCCCCGATTAGCCAGACACCGGAACCTGAAGCGACCAGCAGCCCGGCAACCTACTCCGCCCTCACCGCCAGAATCGCCGCCGCAATCTGCGCCGACGTCGGCAACGCCCGCACCTGGGCAAACAGCTCGCTGGCCTCCGCGTACTCCTTACGCAAATACCCCAGCCACTGCTTAATCCGCGCCACGTGATACAACCCGGTATCGCCCTGCTTCTCCAGCTGCACATACCTCTGCAACAGCACCACCACCTGCGCCCACGGCATGCGCGGCTCATTGAACTTAATCACCCGGCTCAGATTCGGCACGTTCAACGCACCGCGCCCGATCATCACCGCATCACAGCCCGTCGCCGCCATACAATCCTGCGCACTCTGCCAGTCCCAAATCTCGCCGTTGGCAATCACCGGAATCGACAACCGCTGGCGGATCTCCCCGATCGCCGCCCAGTTAATCGCCTCCGCGCGATACCCCTCCTCCTTGGTCCGCCCATGCACCGCCAGCTCGGTCGCCCCCGCCTGCTGCACCGCGTCGGCAATCTCAAACTGACGCGCGCCGGAATCCCAGCCCAGACGGATCTTCACCGTCACCGGCAAATGTGCCGGCACCGCCGCGCGCATCGCCTTCGCCCCCTGATAAATCAGCTCGGGATCCTTCAACAGCGTCGCCCCGCCCCCGCTGCCGTTCACCGTCTTCGACGGACAACCGCAGTTCAGATCGACGCCCCACGACCCCAGCTCCACGGCACGGGCGGCGTTCTCCGCCAGCCACTGCGGATACTGCCCCAACAGCTGCACCCGCACCCGCGTACCGGAAGGCGTACGGCTGGCATAATGCAGCTCAGGACAAAGACGATAGAAGGATTTTTCCGGCAACAGTGAATCCACCACCCGCAGAAATTCGGTAATACAGAGATCGTAATCGTTGACGTCGGTCAGCAGTTCACGCACCAGCGAGTCGAGAACGCCTTCCATCGGGGCTAACAGCACACGCATGGAAAAACCTGTGGATCAGAGTTTAAAGGGGGAAACCGGGCGGCTCCCCCCACGTTAACAGACCGCCGCAGCGCCCCCGGGAGGGGCGCGCTCACGGCGTCTGCTTAGCCGTTGTTCGAGGAGTTACCACGACGCTGGCGGGTCTGGTTGACGCGCGGTGCACCGCTGCCGCCTTCCGAACGACCGCCGCGTGCGGCAGCAGAACCGTTACCGGCGTTGCCGCCGTTGCCCTGACGACGCTCGCCGCTGGCCTGACGACGCTCACCGCCGTTACCGGTACCGGCAGCAGCGCTGTTGCCACCCCGGTTACCGCTGCGCTCGCCGCCGCCGTTACCGCGCCCCTGACCCTGGCCCTGACCGCGACCGCGTCCACCGCCGCCGCCACCGCGCTGCTGCTGACGGCCGTTAACGATCGGCTCGGCTTTGATGCTTGGGTCCGGCTCGAAGCCTTCCAGCGCCATACGCGGCACTTCACGCTTCAGCACGCGTTCGATGTCGCGCAGCAGCTTGTGCTCGTCCACGCAGACCAGCGACAGCGCTTCACCGACGGCGGCCGCACGGCCGGTACGGCCAATACGGTGCACGTAATCTTCCGGCACGTTTGGCAGTTCAAAGTTGACCACGTGCGGCAGCTCTTCGATATCGATACCACGGGCAGCGATGTCGGTTGCCACCAGCACGCGAATGCCGCCGGATTTAAAGTCGCTCAGCGCACGGGTACGCGCGCCCTGGCTCTTGTTACCGTGGATCGCCGCGGCGGTGATACCGTCTTTGTTCAGCTGCTCGGCCAGGTGATTAGCGCCGTGCTTGGTACGGGTGAACACCAGCACCTGCTGCCAGTTGCCCTTGCCGATCATCAGCGACAGCAGTTCCCGCTTGCGCTTCTTGTCGACGAAGTGAACGTGCTGCGTCACCTGCTCGGAGGCGGTGTTGCGGCGAGCCACTTCCACCTGCTCAGGGTTGTGCAGCAGTTTTTCCGCCAGCCCTTTGATCTCATCAGAGAAGGTGGCGGAGAACAGCAGGTTCTGACGTTTGGCCGGCAGCTTGGCCAGCACGCGACGGATATCGTGGATAAAGCCCATATCCAGCATGCGGTCCGCTTCGTCCAGCACCAGGATCTCAACCTTAGACAGGTCCAGCGCGTTCTGATGTTCCAGATCCAGCAGACGGCCCGGGGTCGCGACCAGCACGTCAACGCCGCTGCGCAGCTTCATCATCTGTGGGTTGATGCTGACGCCACCAAACACCACCAGCGAACGCAGGTCGAGGTACTTGCTGTAGTCGTGAACGTTTTCAGCAACCTGCGCTGCCAGCTCGCGGGTTGGGGTTAAAATCAGCGCACGTACCGGGCGACGGCCTTTCGGGTGCGGGTTGCTGCTGCTCAGGCGCTGCAGCAGTGGCAGGGTGAAACCGGCGGTTTTACCGGTACCGGTCTGGGCGCTGGCCATCAGGTCGCGGCCGGCCAGTACCACTGGAATGGCCTGGCGCTGGATTGGCGTAGGCTCGTTATAGCCCTGTTCGGCAACAGCGCGCAGAATATCGGCATTAAGGCCGAGAGAATCAAATGACATAAAGTTGACTGACTCCGGATCCGCCCTGACCGCGTCGCGGTGTAGTTTCCAGGGGGAGAGTTGACGCCAGGCGGTGCCTGACGCTTGAATGAGAGCACAAACCACGGTGCGTAAGCGGTGGATTATAACAGATCCGTACCGGTTACAGGGAGTTATTATTCGGCTTCTTCACGGAAAATGCGTTACCGGGCGTGACAGCGCCTGCCGTCAGAGGGCCGCGATCTGACAGGCACAAGGCGGCGACATCCGCCTGCAGGTGGTGTGTAAAATCGAGTAAAAGGCGTGCGTGCGGTAAAAAGGGTGCGTCGGAGCGGTGTAAAAGGCGTCTGTAAAGTAAAAAAAGCAGTGCCGGGATCGTGCAGAAGGTGGATGCGGAGTGCGAAAAACAGCGGGCCACCGAAGTGGCCCGTCAGCATTAGCGTGAACGCTGGCGCGAACGCGTGGGCTCTTTCGCCAGTAGCGAAACGATCGCCGGCCCGGTCAGCATTAACACCCCCACCGCACCCAGCAACAGGTTGTTGTGGATAACCTTAGACAGCAGCACCAGCACCAGCATGGCCGCGCCGAAGTAGTAGGTGGTGGTCACATCTTCAAGGAAATCGCCGATGCGGCGCAGGCGCGGTAAGCGCTGGGTCAGCAGCATGGCGGCAAACACGCTGGCGTACAGCGCCAGTAAAATCATGCTTACCTGCAGCAACATCTTATGCTGCCATCCCCACACCAGCGCGGCAATCAGCAGCAGGTGCAGTGCGATATGTACACAGTTTTGTCCGGTGACAATCTGAATACGGTTAGACCATTTCATGTATTTCTCCTGGCATCGCACCGACCGGGGCCGGCCGGGCGAGTTACCGACGTCTGCCGGTAACGATTTTCTCAGACTAACTCAACTTTCAGACAATGCCTTAAAAAAACGCCGTTCTCAGCACTCTTTTGTGACAAAGACTACACTTTATTGTTCATGAATTGAAAGGGAGAGCGTCATTAGTATGTCACAAAACGGCCAGCGATTGTCGTTTAACGTTCTGACGATCAATACCCATATGGGATTTACCGCGCTGAACAGGCGCTTTATTTTGCCCGAGCTGCGCGAAGCGGTGAGGGCCACCGGGGCGGATATTGTGTTATTGCAGGAGGTGATGGGCAGCCATGAGCTGCACGCGTTGCAGGTGGCGAACTGGCCGGA
This portion of the Erwinia sp. E602 genome encodes:
- a CDS encoding YbhQ family protein, translating into MKWSNRIQIVTGQNCVHIALHLLLIAALVWGWQHKMLLQVSMILLALYASVFAAMLLTQRLPRLRRIGDFLEDVTTTYYFGAAMLVLVLLSKVIHNNLLLGAVGVLMLTGPAIVSLLAKEPTRSRQRSR
- the rhlE gene encoding ATP-dependent RNA helicase RhlE, giving the protein MSFDSLGLNADILRAVAEQGYNEPTPIQRQAIPVVLAGRDLMASAQTGTGKTAGFTLPLLQRLSSSNPHPKGRRPVRALILTPTRELAAQVAENVHDYSKYLDLRSLVVFGGVSINPQMMKLRSGVDVLVATPGRLLDLEHQNALDLSKVEILVLDEADRMLDMGFIHDIRRVLAKLPAKRQNLLFSATFSDEIKGLAEKLLHNPEQVEVARRNTASEQVTQHVHFVDKKRKRELLSLMIGKGNWQQVLVFTRTKHGANHLAEQLNKDGITAAAIHGNKSQGARTRALSDFKSGGIRVLVATDIAARGIDIEELPHVVNFELPNVPEDYVHRIGRTGRAAAVGEALSLVCVDEHKLLRDIERVLKREVPRMALEGFEPDPSIKAEPIVNGRQQQRGGGGGGRGRGQGQGQGRGNGGGERSGNRGGNSAAAGTGNGGERRQASGERRQGNGGNAGNGSAAARGGRSEGGSGAPRVNQTRQRRGNSSNNG
- the dusC gene encoding tRNA dihydrouridine(16) synthase DusC, with the translated sequence MRVLLAPMEGVLDSLVRELLTDVNDYDLCITEFLRVVDSLLPEKSFYRLCPELHYASRTPSGTRVRVQLLGQYPQWLAENAARAVELGSWGVDLNCGCPSKTVNGSGGGATLLKDPELIYQGAKAMRAAVPAHLPVTVKIRLGWDSGARQFEIADAVQQAGATELAVHGRTKEEGYRAEAINWAAIGEIRQRLSIPVIANGEIWDWQSAQDCMAATGCDAVMIGRGALNVPNLSRVIKFNEPRMPWAQVVVLLQRYVQLEKQGDTGLYHVARIKQWLGYLRKEYAEASELFAQVRALPTSAQIAAAILAVRAE